The following are encoded in a window of Carassius auratus strain Wakin chromosome 6, ASM336829v1, whole genome shotgun sequence genomic DNA:
- the lnpk gene encoding endoplasmic reticulum junction formation protein lunapark-B isoform X2, with translation MGALISRWKTKPSTVEVLEALDKDIKDLEEFRAKNQRLQKLWVGRFLFYSSALYLITCLCVYYLYFPEQWSARLITALPLLAFPALVLLVRKLLIFLFSKRTERNNEKLDDLKAQKRKILEEVMETETYKNAKLILERFDPESKKKAEAESTPVRPHMTPRPGQDLRQRHVAMATPGPVPRPMSPGGTPLRGAPGGPPEKGLAGSVTSPTGASQAETPQQMMRRSMIPYSPGPGSGMRPPGPPLARPILPRERSAVDRVIEYLVGDGPQNRYALICQQCFSHNGMALKEEFEYVAFRCAYCYFMNPARKTRPQAPRLPEFSFERRLRSESPETQSSAATETPEDSDAPEEDLEQTTTVEPQDPTAEDPPAARESEEEEAQSQRSPSPSEEVQQEETGAQGQQQKEEESN, from the exons ATGGGAGCCTTAATTTCACGGTGGAAG ACTAAACCTTCCACTGTGGAAGTTCTAGAGGCACTGGATAAG GACATAAAGGACCTTGAGGAGTTTCGTGCAAAGAACCAGCGTTTGCAAAAGTTGTGGGTTGGCCGGTTTCTCTTCTACTCATCTGCTCTGTACCTGAtcacatgtctgtgtgtgtattaccTGTACTTCCCTGAGCAGTGGAGCGCCCGGCTCATCACTGCCTTGCCTCTGCTGGCCTTTCCTGCACT AGTGTTGCTAGTACGAAAACTGCTTATCTTCCTTTTCTCCAAACGTACTGAGAGAAACA ATGAAAAATTAGATGATTTAAAAGCACAGAAACGGAAAATA CTTGAGGAGGTGATGGAAACAGAGACCTACAAAAATGCTAAACTCATATTGGAGAGATTTGATCCAGAATCTAAAAAGAAAGCA GAAGCAGAATCCACTCCAGTCAGACCACATATGACTCCTAGACCAGGACAAG ACCTTCGGCAGCGGCATGTTGCAATGGCTACTCCTGGTCCAGTACCCCGTCCCATGTCCCCAGGAGGCACACCCCTTCGTGGTGCCCCAGGAGGACCTCCAGAGAAAGGGCTAGCCGGGTCTGTAACTAGCCCAACAGGAGCGAGCCAGGCAGAAACACCACAACAAATGATGAGAAGAAGCATGATTCCTTATTCCCCTGGACCTGGATCAG GTATGCGTCCTCCTGGTCCACCTCTTGCTCGACCCATCCTTCCACGGGAGCGCAGCGCTGTGGACAGAGTCATTGAGTATTTGGTGGGAGATGGACCTCAGAACAG ATATGCATTGATATGCCAGCAGTGTTTTTCCCACAATGGAATGGCTTTGAAAGAGGAATTTGAGTATGTAG CGTTCCGATGTGCTTATTGCTACTTCATGAACCCGGCGAGAAAGACCCGCCCGCAGGCACCCAGACTCCCAGAATTCAGTTTTGAGCGCAGACTTCGCTCTGAATCTCCTGAAACACAGTCTTCTGCCGCCACAGAGACACCAGAGGACAGTGACGCCCCTGAAG agGACTTAGAACAAACTACTACTGTGGAGCCTCAGGACCCTACCGCTGAAGATCCACCTGCTGCTCGTGAATCAGAGGAAGAAGAAGCACAGTCTCAGCGGAGCCCGTCCCCCTCAGAGGAAGTCCAACAGGAAGAGACTGGAGCTCAGGGGCAACAGCAGAAAGAGGAGGAATCAAACTAA
- the lnpk gene encoding endoplasmic reticulum junction formation protein lunapark-B isoform X1, with protein MGALISRWKTKPSTVEVLEALDKDIKDLEEFRAKNQRLQKLWVGRFLFYSSALYLITCLCVYYLYFPEQWSARLITALPLLAFPALVLLVRKLLIFLFSKRTERNNEKLDDLKAQKRKILEEVMETETYKNAKLILERFDPESKKKAEAESTPVRPHMTPRPGQDLRQRHVAMATPGPVPRPMSPGGTPLRGAPGGPPEKGLAGSVTSPTGASQAETPQQMMRRSMIPYSPGPGSGMRPPGPPLARPILPRERSAVDRVIEYLVGDGPQNRYALICQQCFSHNGMALKEEFEYVAFRCAYCYFMNPARKTRPQAPRLPEFSFERRLRSESPETQSSAATETPEDSDAPEERIVSAHSTRVSHSGTPWSKVHSFKKFPSEDLEQTTTVEPQDPTAEDPPAARESEEEEAQSQRSPSPSEEVQQEETGAQGQQQKEEESN; from the exons ATGGGAGCCTTAATTTCACGGTGGAAG ACTAAACCTTCCACTGTGGAAGTTCTAGAGGCACTGGATAAG GACATAAAGGACCTTGAGGAGTTTCGTGCAAAGAACCAGCGTTTGCAAAAGTTGTGGGTTGGCCGGTTTCTCTTCTACTCATCTGCTCTGTACCTGAtcacatgtctgtgtgtgtattaccTGTACTTCCCTGAGCAGTGGAGCGCCCGGCTCATCACTGCCTTGCCTCTGCTGGCCTTTCCTGCACT AGTGTTGCTAGTACGAAAACTGCTTATCTTCCTTTTCTCCAAACGTACTGAGAGAAACA ATGAAAAATTAGATGATTTAAAAGCACAGAAACGGAAAATA CTTGAGGAGGTGATGGAAACAGAGACCTACAAAAATGCTAAACTCATATTGGAGAGATTTGATCCAGAATCTAAAAAGAAAGCA GAAGCAGAATCCACTCCAGTCAGACCACATATGACTCCTAGACCAGGACAAG ACCTTCGGCAGCGGCATGTTGCAATGGCTACTCCTGGTCCAGTACCCCGTCCCATGTCCCCAGGAGGCACACCCCTTCGTGGTGCCCCAGGAGGACCTCCAGAGAAAGGGCTAGCCGGGTCTGTAACTAGCCCAACAGGAGCGAGCCAGGCAGAAACACCACAACAAATGATGAGAAGAAGCATGATTCCTTATTCCCCTGGACCTGGATCAG GTATGCGTCCTCCTGGTCCACCTCTTGCTCGACCCATCCTTCCACGGGAGCGCAGCGCTGTGGACAGAGTCATTGAGTATTTGGTGGGAGATGGACCTCAGAACAG ATATGCATTGATATGCCAGCAGTGTTTTTCCCACAATGGAATGGCTTTGAAAGAGGAATTTGAGTATGTAG CGTTCCGATGTGCTTATTGCTACTTCATGAACCCGGCGAGAAAGACCCGCCCGCAGGCACCCAGACTCCCAGAATTCAGTTTTGAGCGCAGACTTCGCTCTGAATCTCCTGAAACACAGTCTTCTGCCGCCACAGAGACACCAGAGGACAGTGACGCCCCTGAAG agCGTATTGTCTCGGCTCACTCCACTCGTGTTTCTCACTCTGGCACCCCTTGGAGTAAAGTTCATAGTTTCAAGAAATTTCCCTCAG agGACTTAGAACAAACTACTACTGTGGAGCCTCAGGACCCTACCGCTGAAGATCCACCTGCTGCTCGTGAATCAGAGGAAGAAGAAGCACAGTCTCAGCGGAGCCCGTCCCCCTCAGAGGAAGTCCAACAGGAAGAGACTGGAGCTCAGGGGCAACAGCAGAAAGAGGAGGAATCAAACTAA